Proteins from a single region of Manis javanica isolate MJ-LG chromosome 5, MJ_LKY, whole genome shotgun sequence:
- the PSAPL1 gene encoding proactivator polypeptide-like 1, whose amino-acid sequence MLCALLLLSSLLGAALATPTPDPQGCAKGSAVWCQDLQAATRCGAVGYCRMAVWSKPTAKSLPCDVCLDVMTATSNGLDPDATETNTLALVMKACEWLPSREAATKCRELVDAHRLALLSMLDEALGGTPAQVCTALTLCQPLQKHLATLRLLSKEDTSEVAAPLMAHGPLSFHPPQIPGDTVCQDCVQLVTRLQDTVGSNLSDLAEVTTQEQCESLGPGFTLLCKNYIHHFFAPAEQTLRLVVPKEICGKGGFCEGLEGQAHLAAVAGVPSLEPVSSRRTTEMHMKAGLTCEMCQQVVQELEGWLESNKTEVLITHALERGCTKMPTSITQECITLVDAYSPFLVQLLTKVTPERVCKAIGLCSGQRRARAVDEAYANTLPPIPSRENQGIFCNGCKRLFAVSARNLRLKSTERSILRLFRSGCSILPLPYMVQCNRFVAEYQPVLTDSLRDIMDPVALCTKMGACHAPKVLLVGTDQCATGPGFWCMNQETAEMCNAVEHCRHHVWNETPSHASQHA is encoded by the coding sequence ATGCTCTGCGCTCTGCTTCTCCTGTCCAGCCTCCTGGGGGCTGCtctggccacccccacccccgacccccaGGGGTGTGCAAAGGGCTCGGCCGTGTGGTGCCAGGACCTGCAGGCAGCGACAAGGTGCGGGGCCGTGGGGTACTGCCGGATGGCTGTCTGGAGCAAGCCCACTGCCAAGTCCTTGCCCTGCGATGTGTGCCTGGATGTGATGACTGCCACCAGCAATGGGCTGGACCCTGACGCCACGGAGACCAACACCCTGGCCTTGGTGATGAAGGCGTGTGAGTGGCTTCCCAGCCGGGAGGCAGCAACCAAGTGCAGGGAGCTGGTGGATGCCCACCGCTTGGCCCTCCTGAGCATGCTTGATGAGGCCCTGGGCGGCACCCCGGCACAGGTGTGCACCGCGCTCACCCTCTGCCAGCCACTGCAGAAGCACCTGGCCACCCTGCGGCTGCTCTCCAAAGAGGACACATCAGAGGTGGCGGCGCCACTCATGGCCCATGGGCCCCTCAGCTTCCACCCTCCACAGATTCCTGGGGACACCGTGTGCCAGGACTGTGTCCAGCTGGTCACCCGACTCCAGGACACGGTTGGGTCCAACTTGTCCGACTTGGCAGAAGTGACCACGCAGGAACAGTGTGAGTCCCTGGGGCCTGGCTTCACTCTCCTTTGCAAGAACTACATCCACCATTTTTTTGCCCCAGCTGAGCAAACACTGAGGCTCGTAGTGCCGAAGGAGATCTGTGGGAAGGGGGGCTTCTGTGAGGGGCTAGAGGGGCAGGCCCACCTGGCTGCTGTGGCCGGGGTCCCTTCCCTGGAGCCAGTGTCCTCAAGGAGGACGACTGAGATGCACATGAAGGCCGGCCTGACCTGTGAGATGTGCCAGCAGGTGGTCCAGGAGCTGGAGGGGTGGTTGGAATCCAACAAAACGGAGGTCCTCATCACCCACGCCCTGGAGCGCGGCTGCACCAAGATGCCCACGTCCATCACCCAGGAGTGCATCACCTTGGTGGATGCCTACAGCCCCTTCTTGGTGCAGCTCCTGACAAAAGTCACCCCAGAAAGGGTGTGCAAGGCCATCGGGCTGTGCAGTGGCCAGAGGCGGGCCCGGGCAGTCGACGAGGCCTATGCAAACACGCTGCCCCCGATACCGAGCAGGGAAAACCAGGGCATCTTCTGCAATGGATGCAAGAGGCTGTTTGCCGTGTCCGCTCGCAACCTGAGGCTCAAGAGCACGGAGCGCAGCATTCTGAGGCTCTTCAGGAGCGGCTGCAGCATCCTGCCGCTGCCCTACATGGTGCAGTGCAACCGCTTTGTGGCTGAGTACCAGCCCGTGCTCACTGACAGCCTCAGGGACATAATGGACCCGGTGGCCCTGTGCACGAAGATGGGCGCCTGCCACGCCCCCAAGGTCCTGCTGGTGGGCACTGACCAGTGTGCCACGGGCCCGGGCTTCTGGTGCATGAATCAGGAGACGGCTGAGATGTGCAATGCTGTGGAACACTGCCGGCACCACGTGTGGAATGAGACGCCCTCTCACGCCAGTCAGCATGCGTGA